In the Candidatus Hydrogenedentota bacterium genome, ACCTGTATTACGATGCCACGCTGCCCTACTGGCTGCTGGACCGGCTGCTGTCCACCGTGTCCACCCTCTCCACGGGCACCTGCCAGTGGTGGGCCAACGGCCGCTTCTACGCCTACGAGGGCGTTACCTGCTGCCACGGCACCTGCACCCATGTGTGGAACTACTCCCACACCGAGGGTCGCCTCTTCCCCGAGCTGACCCGCAGCGTCCGCGAGATGCAGGACTTTTTCGACAACGCCCAGGGCGGCGGGTTCCATCCCGACACCGGGCTGGTGGGCTTCCGCAGCGACGGCAATTACGCCGCCGACGGGCAGTGCGGCACCATCCTCAAGGCCTACCGCGACCACCTCATGTCGCCCGACGACGCCTTCCTCAAGCGCAACTGGCCCCGCATCAAGAAGGCCCTGGAGTTCTCCATCTCCAAGGACGAGAACGGGGACGGGATCATCGAGGACCTTCAGCACAACACCTTCGACATCAATTTCTTCGGCGCGAACACCTTTGTGGGCAGCCTCTACCTGTGCGCGCTGCGCGCCGCCGAGGAGATGGCGGAGGAGGTCGGCGATGTGGAGTTTGCCCGGCGCGCGCGGAAAATCCGCGGGCGCGGCCGGAAGATCACCGAAAAACGGCTGTGGAACGGCGAGTACTTCATCCAGGAGGTGGACCTGAAGAAGCACCCCAAGCACCAGTATGCCGACGGGTGCCTCTCCGACCAGATGTTCGGCCAGGGCTGGGCGGAACAGCTCGGATTGGGCTACCTTTACGACCGCGACAAGGTGCGCTCGGCGCTCCAGGCCGTCTGGCGCTACAACTGGACCCCCGACATCAGTCCCTACAACGAGAAATACCCGCCTTTCCGCTGGTTCATCTCCCCCGGCCAGGCCGGACTCATCACCTGCACCTGGCCCCACGGCAACTACCAGAAGGAGGGGGTGCTCTACCGCGAGGAGGTCTGGACCGGCATTGAGTACCAGGTCGCCGGGCACCTCGCCGCCGAGGGCATGCTCGACGAGGCCCTCTCCATCTGCCGCGCCGTCCACGACCGCTACCATCCGAACCTGTTCAACCCCTACAACGAGATCGAGTGCGGCGACCACTACGCCCGCGCCATGGCCAGCTGGGGCGTCTACCTTTCCCTGGCCGGCTTCTATCATCACGGCCCCAAGGGCATCCTCGGCTTCGCCCCCCGCATGACGCCGGAGCATTTCAGCGCCCCCTTCACCACCGCCGAGGGCTGGGTTGTCTTCTCGCAGGACCGCGACGGACAAGTCCAGCGCAACCGCGTGGACGTGAAATGGGGCCGTCTCCGCCTGAACGAGCTGCGCCTGGGCCTGCCCGACGGCGTGTCCGCGGTGTCCATCAAGGTGGGAACCGCCGACGGACAGGTGTCTTTCGCCGACAGCGTGCGCGACGGGATGCTGATCCTCCGTTTCCCCGGAGGACTGACACTGGAAAAGGACGGCTGGGTCGCCTGCGCCGCCGTGCCCGCGCGCCCCAACCTGTAGCACAACGAAGAAACGGCCCCGGCCCGTACCGCCGGCGTCCCGCCGGCCTTGTCTTGGGTCTTGGAGTGCCCAACGGCCCCGGCACGTAGCGCCGGCGTCCCGCCGGCCTTGTCTTGGTTTTTTGCGAAACGCCCAACGTTTGAACTGGAGTACGTTATGGAAGAAGTCACCGGCGACGCCGTCGTGCTGCTCAGCGGCGGCCTCGACTCCACCGTGCTGCTGCACCTCGTGCGGCGGCGGCTCTGCGACGGGGCGGTCCACGCCCTGAGTTTCGACTACGGCCAGCGGCATTCCCGCGAGCTCGACTGCGCCCGCGAGCAGGCCGCCCTCGCCGGGGCGGCCTCCCATGACGTGCTCGACATGTCCTTCCTCGGCGGACTGCTGGCGGGCGGCACCGCGCTCGTGAAGGGCGGGGCGGAAGTTCCCGACCTCGACGCGCTGTCCCCCGAAACGCGTGAACAGCCCCCCACCTACGTGCCCAACCGCAACATGATCCTCCTGTCCCTCGCCGCCGCCTGCGCCGAGGCGCGCGGTGTCCGCGACGTGTTCTACGGCGCCCAGGCCCAGGACGAATACGGCTACTGGGACTGCACCCCCGCCTTCGTGGACCGCGTCAATAACGTGCTTTCTCTTAACCGCCGCGACCCCGTCACCGTGCACGCCCCCCTCGCCCAAAACAGCAAGGCCGACAACATCCGCCTCGGCATGGAGCTGGGCGTGGATTTCTCCAAGACCTGGAGCTGCTACCGGGGCGGGGAGCGACCCTGCGGCACCTGCCCCACCTGCGTCGAGCGCGCCCGCGCTTTCTCCGCAGCGGGGATGCCGGACCCTGTTCTGGTCCGGGAATAATGGCATCCGAAGCGCATGCTTTCGAGAAAGGGGCATTTATGAGAGGATTGCGGGCAGTGGCATTTGCCTCCGTTCTTGCATGTGGCGTGTGTTTGGCCGACTCCACCATGCTTTCCCCCCGGCAGGAGGCCGTGCTGCGCGCCATTGCGCGGGGGGAGTCCCTGCCTTGGCCGGAGATGACGTCGGCGCAGGCGCGGGCGGTGCATGAGAAGGCGGAGCGCTATCTGGAGAACTATGAGGCGCACCATCTGCCGCAGGGGATGAACGCCGACATCCTGTACACGGACCGCCAGCGGTCGGCGGTGTTCATGTATGAGGGGCTTGGCGACGGCACGATCTGGACCGGGCATTATCTCGCGGCGCTGGCGCTGAAGCATCACGTCACGCGCGACGCCGCCGCGCTGCGGAGAATCGGCGAAACGCTGGATGTGTTTGAGAAGCTCTGCCTGATGACGGAACGCAAGGGCTTCATCCCGCGCTATGCGGGGGGCGCGGACGACCCGGCCTACGCGGAGTATTACCGGCGCTACGGGAACTGGGACGCCCCGGTGCTTCCGGAGATCGGAAAGCAGGCCCATCGCGGGGTGGGGCCGTATGCGGACCAGGTCTGGCTGGACAACAGCAGCCGGGACACCTACGACGGGTTCCTCTTCGGGCTGGCCATGACCCGTGTGTTCGTGGATGACCCGGGTGTCCGCGC is a window encoding:
- the queC gene encoding 7-cyano-7-deazaguanine synthase QueC gives rise to the protein MEEVTGDAVVLLSGGLDSTVLLHLVRRRLCDGAVHALSFDYGQRHSRELDCAREQAALAGAASHDVLDMSFLGGLLAGGTALVKGGAEVPDLDALSPETREQPPTYVPNRNMILLSLAAACAEARGVRDVFYGAQAQDEYGYWDCTPAFVDRVNNVLSLNRRDPVTVHAPLAQNSKADNIRLGMELGVDFSKTWSCYRGGERPCGTCPTCVERARAFSAAGMPDPVLVRE